In the Populus trichocarpa isolate Nisqually-1 chromosome 1, P.trichocarpa_v4.1, whole genome shotgun sequence genome, one interval contains:
- the LOC7472998 gene encoding uncharacterized protein LOC7472998 isoform X2, with amino-acid sequence MSSIQILLSVFFLIIFSSCLPTTQYKIPKLGAFQKNIHRTEPQTSSKSSSKDLVMFYYTQTLDHFNYKPESYTTFRQRYVIDFRYWGGANTSAPIFVFFGAEEDLDDDLDAIGFLSDNAPHFKALLIYIEHRYYGRSIPFGSRKEALKNAETLGYLNSAQAMADYAAVIMHLKKKYSAKNSPVIVIGGSYGGMLTSWFRLKYPHIALGALASSAPILYFDDIAPQEGYYSIVTKDFKETSESCYNTIRKSWGEIEKIASKPNGLSILSKKFKTCFPLNRTFELEDFLDSIYFEAAQYDYPPEFPVSIVCGGINKASAARTDILDRILAVVVAYMGNRSCYDMNAFNYPDAIYEWRWQDIKLILQRFGSNIIFSNGLRDPYSSGGVLNNISDSIVAVSTVNGSHCLDIQRASPSDPHWLVMQRKIEVKIIEGWISKYYTDLLEVKDQTPF; translated from the exons ATGAGCTCCATCCAAATATTGCTTTCTGTGTTCTtcctaattatattttcttcGTGCCTTCCTACAACACAATATAAGATCCCGAAGCTCggtgcttttcaaaaaaatatccatAGGACTGAACCCCAAACCTCATCTAAATCTTCCTCGAAAGATTTGGTAATGTTTTATTACACCCAAACACTTGATCACTTCAACTATAAGCCAGAAAGTTATACCACTTTCCGACAAAGATATGTAATAGACTTTAGATATTGGGGTGGTGCAAATACTAGTGCACCAATATTCGTCTTCTTTGGTGCGGAAGAGGATTTAGATGATGATTTAGACGCTATTGGATTCCTTTCTGACAACGCCCCTCATTTCAAAGCTCTCTTGATATACATAGAG CATCGTTACTATGGGAGATCAATACCGTTTGGGTCAAGGAAGGAAGCTTTGAAAAATGCGGAAACTCTTGGTTATCTCAACTCAGCACAGGCAATGGCAGATTATGCTGCGGTGATTATGCATCTGAAGAAAAAGTATTCTGCCAAAAACTCTCCTGTAATTGTTATCGGAGGATCGTATGGTGGCA TGCTAACCTCATGGTTCCGGCTGAAGTATCCCCATATTGCTCTTGGTGCCCTTGCTTCATCGGCTCCAATTCTTTACTTCGATGATATTGCACCACAAGAAGGTTACTATTCTATTGTAACCAAGGATTTTAAA GAAACCAGTGAGAGTTGCTACAACACTATACGTAAATCGTGGGGTGAAATCGAAAAAATTGCTTCTAAGCCTAATGGTCTTTCAATCCTTAGCAAGAAATTTAAGACTTGCTT TCCTTTGAACAGAACATTTGAGCTAGAGGACTTCTTGGACTCGATTTATTTTGAAGCAGCACAATATGATTATCCACCTGAATTTCCAGTTAGTATTGTTTGCGGTGGCATAAACAAAGCATCAGCAGCGAGAACCGATATTCTCGACCGAATACTTGCCGTTGTTGTTGCTTACATGGGAAATAGATCATGCTACGACATGAATGCATTCAACTATCCAGATGCAATATACGAGTGGAGGTGGCAG GATATAAAATTGATTCTTCAAAGGTTTGGTAGCAACATTATCTTCTCAAATGGGCTGAGAGATCCTTACAGTAGTGGCGg GGTATTGAATAACATATCAGATAGTATTGTTGCGGTTTCTACAGTGAACG GATCTCATTGCTTGGACATACAACGAGCGAGTCCAAGTGATCCCCATTGGCTGGTGATGCAACGTAAAATAGAGGTGAAGATAATTgaagggtggatttccaaataTTACACAGATCTTCTTGAGGTCAAAGATCAAACCCCTTTCTAA
- the LOC7472998 gene encoding uncharacterized protein LOC7472998 isoform X1, whose translation MSSIQILLSVFFLIIFSSCLPTTQYKIPKLGAFQKNIHRTEPQTSSKSSSKDLVMFYYTQTLDHFNYKPESYTTFRQRYVIDFRYWGGANTSAPIFVFFGAEEDLDDDLDAIGFLSDNAPHFKALLIYIEHRYYGRSIPFGSRKEALKNAETLGYLNSAQAMADYAAVIMHLKKKYSAKNSPVIVIGGSYGGMLTSWFRLKYPHIALGALASSAPILYFDDIAPQEGYYSIVTKDFKETSESCYNTIRKSWGEIEKIASKPNGLSILSKKFKTCFPLNRTFELEDFLDSIYFEAAQYDYPPEFPVSIVCGGINKASAARTDILDRILAVVVAYMGNRSCYDMNAFNYPDAIYEWRWQTCSEIVMPIGHESNSMFPPAPFNLNDYIKDCKSLFGVLPQPHWITTYYGGHDIKLILQRFGSNIIFSNGLRDPYSSGGVLNNISDSIVAVSTVNGSHCLDIQRASPSDPHWLVMQRKIEVKIIEGWISKYYTDLLEVKDQTPF comes from the exons ATGAGCTCCATCCAAATATTGCTTTCTGTGTTCTtcctaattatattttcttcGTGCCTTCCTACAACACAATATAAGATCCCGAAGCTCggtgcttttcaaaaaaatatccatAGGACTGAACCCCAAACCTCATCTAAATCTTCCTCGAAAGATTTGGTAATGTTTTATTACACCCAAACACTTGATCACTTCAACTATAAGCCAGAAAGTTATACCACTTTCCGACAAAGATATGTAATAGACTTTAGATATTGGGGTGGTGCAAATACTAGTGCACCAATATTCGTCTTCTTTGGTGCGGAAGAGGATTTAGATGATGATTTAGACGCTATTGGATTCCTTTCTGACAACGCCCCTCATTTCAAAGCTCTCTTGATATACATAGAG CATCGTTACTATGGGAGATCAATACCGTTTGGGTCAAGGAAGGAAGCTTTGAAAAATGCGGAAACTCTTGGTTATCTCAACTCAGCACAGGCAATGGCAGATTATGCTGCGGTGATTATGCATCTGAAGAAAAAGTATTCTGCCAAAAACTCTCCTGTAATTGTTATCGGAGGATCGTATGGTGGCA TGCTAACCTCATGGTTCCGGCTGAAGTATCCCCATATTGCTCTTGGTGCCCTTGCTTCATCGGCTCCAATTCTTTACTTCGATGATATTGCACCACAAGAAGGTTACTATTCTATTGTAACCAAGGATTTTAAA GAAACCAGTGAGAGTTGCTACAACACTATACGTAAATCGTGGGGTGAAATCGAAAAAATTGCTTCTAAGCCTAATGGTCTTTCAATCCTTAGCAAGAAATTTAAGACTTGCTT TCCTTTGAACAGAACATTTGAGCTAGAGGACTTCTTGGACTCGATTTATTTTGAAGCAGCACAATATGATTATCCACCTGAATTTCCAGTTAGTATTGTTTGCGGTGGCATAAACAAAGCATCAGCAGCGAGAACCGATATTCTCGACCGAATACTTGCCGTTGTTGTTGCTTACATGGGAAATAGATCATGCTACGACATGAATGCATTCAACTATCCAGATGCAATATACGAGTGGAGGTGGCAG ACATGTAGTGAGATTGTGATGCCCATAGGCCATGAGAGCAATTCTATGTTCCCACCAGCACCTTTCAATCTAAATGACTACATCAAAGATTGCAAGAGCTTGTTTGGTGTCTTACCTCAGCCTCATTGGATCACTACTTATTATGGAGGACAT GATATAAAATTGATTCTTCAAAGGTTTGGTAGCAACATTATCTTCTCAAATGGGCTGAGAGATCCTTACAGTAGTGGCGg GGTATTGAATAACATATCAGATAGTATTGTTGCGGTTTCTACAGTGAACG GATCTCATTGCTTGGACATACAACGAGCGAGTCCAAGTGATCCCCATTGGCTGGTGATGCAACGTAAAATAGAGGTGAAGATAATTgaagggtggatttccaaataTTACACAGATCTTCTTGAGGTCAAAGATCAAACCCCTTTCTAA